One genomic region from Cellulomonas hominis encodes:
- a CDS encoding GNAT family N-acetyltransferase: MHVRLVPLLAITDADVQAWRRLADHAVAPNMYLDPRYLVPARHRGQEAADVRVLVVQEGAEWLAALGLTTKPIAPRVPLHAVTTGGAFATVHSDRHHPLVRAGREVEALTALLRGVHDAGLPGLVLLRRFPGDGPLADALAEVLRRTPMRVYERRRDVGAFAPRELLDLPPVAPLAGGVLTGPPLATAHLAADERRNLLRGVRGIERATGGPLTLHDLSADPAADDAFVTLQAAGWKGDPARGGDALRLDPVAERWFREVVAGFRRDGDLAVLRLAAGGETLWIGYGVRSGGAYFGFLDAYADEHRRYSPGSIGRVALLTAVLASTDAPFFDPGFDSRYAVGARLFPASRPVVDLLVSTRGVTARTVLRAVPVARRLGLLAS; encoded by the coding sequence GTGCACGTCCGCCTCGTCCCGCTCCTCGCCATCACCGACGCCGACGTGCAGGCGTGGCGCCGCCTCGCCGACCACGCGGTCGCGCCCAACATGTACCTCGACCCCCGGTACCTGGTCCCCGCCCGGCACCGCGGGCAGGAGGCCGCCGACGTGCGGGTGCTCGTGGTTCAGGAGGGCGCGGAGTGGCTCGCGGCGCTCGGGCTCACGACCAAGCCGATCGCCCCCCGGGTGCCGCTGCACGCGGTGACGACGGGCGGCGCGTTCGCCACCGTGCACTCGGACCGGCACCACCCGCTCGTGCGGGCCGGGCGCGAGGTCGAGGCGCTGACCGCCCTGCTGCGCGGCGTGCACGACGCGGGCCTCCCCGGCCTGGTGCTGCTGCGCCGGTTCCCGGGCGACGGCCCGCTCGCCGACGCGCTCGCCGAGGTCCTGCGGCGCACGCCGATGCGGGTCTACGAGCGCCGGCGCGACGTCGGCGCGTTCGCGCCCCGCGAGCTGCTGGACCTGCCGCCGGTCGCACCGCTCGCCGGCGGGGTGCTCACCGGTCCGCCGCTGGCCACGGCCCACCTGGCGGCCGACGAGCGCCGGAACCTGCTGCGCGGGGTCCGGGGGATCGAGCGCGCCACCGGCGGGCCGCTCACCCTGCACGACCTCTCGGCGGACCCGGCGGCCGACGACGCGTTCGTGACGCTGCAGGCGGCGGGCTGGAAGGGGGACCCCGCGCGGGGCGGGGACGCGCTGCGGCTCGACCCGGTCGCCGAGCGGTGGTTCCGGGAGGTGGTCGCCGGCTTCCGCCGCGACGGCGACCTCGCGGTGCTCCGCCTCGCGGCCGGCGGTGAGACGCTGTGGATCGGGTACGGCGTGCGCTCGGGCGGCGCGTACTTCGGGTTCCTCGACGCCTACGCCGACGAGCACCGGCGGTACAGTCCCGGGTCGATCGGCCGCGTCGCCCTGCTCACCGCGGTCCTGGCGTCGACCGATGCGCCCTTCTTCGACCCCGGGTTCGACTCTCGGTACGCCGTCGGCGCCCGGCTGTTCCCCGCGTCGCGCCCGGTGGTCGACCTCCTGGTGTCGACCCGGGGGGTCACGGCGCGCACGGTGCTGCGGGCCGTGCCCGTCGCCCGGCGGCTCGGGCTGCTGGCGTCCTGA
- a CDS encoding ATP-binding protein: MGFVGRSREIRELQGQLDVVRAGTRADAGVAVLIRGRRRVGKSRLVAEFVERSGLPSVTFQAAKGTPLVQELALLAETIAHSDLPDADTARDIAPASLTAALTLLAAALPDDTPSIVVLDEIPWLLEHVPGGAGELQRVWDSRLSRKPVLLLLLGSDLAMMERLTAPDQPFYARGTELVLDPLTPAEVGAMCGLAPFDAVDAYLITGGLPLVAQEWQHGATPDDFLLRSFASSTSALVVSGARVLDAEFAEGTVARQVLAAIGGRGERTFSGIQNAARGAPLNAATLSSTLAVLIDKRIVAADEPLSTASAPKNRRYRIADPALRFWLAFVEPALGEVDRARPDLAMARVERGFATWRGRAVEPVVRSALRRLLPDETWPDVTAVGGWWPRSNRPEVDLVGTSGAPGPVRLVGTVKWRADGPLRAAECDALAADATAVPGVSVATPLVAVCPGGAEPGLPLAATWTADDLLAAWPS, translated from the coding sequence GTGGGGTTCGTCGGCCGGTCGCGGGAGATCCGCGAGCTCCAGGGCCAGCTCGACGTCGTACGAGCCGGTACCCGCGCGGATGCCGGGGTCGCCGTGCTGATCCGCGGACGGCGCCGCGTCGGCAAGTCGCGCCTGGTGGCCGAGTTCGTCGAGCGCTCCGGTCTGCCGTCCGTGACGTTCCAGGCCGCCAAGGGCACCCCGCTCGTGCAGGAGCTCGCGCTGCTCGCGGAGACGATCGCGCACTCGGACCTCCCGGACGCCGACACGGCCCGCGACATCGCACCCGCGTCGCTGACGGCGGCGCTGACCCTGCTCGCCGCCGCGCTGCCGGACGACACCCCGTCGATCGTCGTCCTGGACGAGATCCCGTGGCTCCTGGAACACGTGCCCGGCGGTGCGGGCGAGCTGCAACGCGTGTGGGACAGCCGGCTGTCCCGCAAGCCCGTGCTCCTCCTGCTCCTCGGCTCGGACCTTGCGATGATGGAGCGGCTCACCGCCCCCGATCAGCCGTTCTACGCGCGCGGCACCGAGCTGGTCCTGGACCCGCTCACCCCCGCCGAGGTGGGCGCGATGTGCGGTCTCGCGCCGTTCGACGCCGTCGACGCCTACCTGATCACGGGCGGCCTCCCGCTGGTCGCCCAGGAGTGGCAGCACGGGGCGACGCCGGACGACTTCCTGCTCCGGTCGTTCGCGTCGTCCACCAGCGCCCTCGTCGTGTCGGGCGCGCGCGTCCTCGACGCGGAGTTCGCGGAGGGCACCGTGGCCCGTCAGGTGCTCGCGGCGATCGGAGGGCGCGGCGAGCGGACGTTCTCCGGCATCCAGAACGCCGCCCGCGGCGCCCCGCTCAACGCCGCGACGCTCAGCTCCACGCTCGCCGTGCTCATCGACAAGCGGATCGTGGCCGCCGACGAGCCGCTGTCCACGGCCTCCGCCCCGAAGAACCGCCGGTACCGCATCGCCGACCCCGCCCTCCGGTTCTGGCTCGCGTTCGTGGAGCCGGCCCTGGGTGAGGTCGACCGCGCCCGGCCCGACCTGGCCATGGCTCGCGTCGAGCGCGGCTTCGCCACGTGGCGCGGTCGCGCGGTGGAGCCGGTGGTCCGGTCGGCGCTGCGCCGCCTGCTGCCCGACGAGACGTGGCCGGACGTGACGGCGGTCGGAGGATGGTGGCCGAGGAGCAACCGTCCGGAGGTCGACCTGGTGGGGACGTCGGGTGCACCGGGCCCGGTCCGCCTGGTCGGGACGGTGAAGTGGCGGGCCGACGGCCCGCTGCGTGCCGCGGAGTGCGACGCGCTCGCGGCGGACGCGACGGCCGTTCCCGGGGTGAGCGTGGCGACGCCGCTCGTCGCGGTCTGCCCCGGAGGCGCGGAGCCCGGCCTCCCTCTCGCGGCGACCTGGACGGCCGACGACCTGCTGGCGGCCTGGCCGTCCTGA
- a CDS encoding glycoside hydrolase family 3 N-terminal domain-containing protein, with translation MKTTRTAYVKGAAVVAGLSLFALTACSPGSSDEDGSAGDSFTTRDVTDGKTEFVVVTNPGDGPVLSYGKDSGIELLEEEIDGATYAFKDMNGNGELDTWEDWRETSQDRAADLAQDLSIEQIAGLMLFSSHERSPADGLTDAQKEYMSESRLRNVLNAGPNDVTANVTWSNQLQAYAEELATDDEPYVPVNFSSDPRSTAESGGNYNASGDISRWPSNLGLAATFDTETMTAFAETVSAEYRALGIGTALSPQIDLATEPRWLRVDGTFGENVELASAMAKAYVEGFQTTPGADGWGDESVNAMIKHWAGDGPGEGGRESHTEAGKYGVYPGDNFDAHADVFLGSMDSAAVMTAYSIALDANGDPLGGGDRMGSAYDSYRTGLLRENFSGVVVTDWGVTAGGNTDPEAFIGTSWGADDLTVEERHYAILQNGVDMFGGNNAVEPVLAAYDMWQADFEAGVNEIDADTRFQETGARVLNMLFQPGLYENAYLDLDESKEIVASQDKLDAGYQAQLDSIVMLKNDGETVAAADAESWKDKTVYIPRNFDTGQAGLFGPGEYTEGPGLTVEIAEQYFGTVVTDEAVEDADGKVTSYTAPDLSDVDLVLVGMDSPSSGAVFANSGHDEATGEWYPLSLQYRPYTADGANVRQVSISGDILPDGTQENRSYFGNTSRTSNEADLDAFERAVAAVEASGKDIPVITVLKAKNPTVPAEFEAKSDAILVGFGVSDQALIETAIGLNEPQGRLPIGFPASMDAVEKQLEDVQEDTEPYVDAAGNSYAFGFGLNYAGPITD, from the coding sequence ATGAAGACAACGAGAACGGCTTACGTCAAGGGTGCGGCGGTGGTCGCAGGGCTGTCCCTGTTCGCCCTCACCGCGTGCAGCCCGGGGTCCTCCGACGAGGACGGCTCCGCCGGCGACAGCTTCACCACGCGCGACGTCACGGACGGCAAGACGGAGTTCGTGGTCGTCACCAACCCTGGCGACGGCCCGGTCCTGTCGTACGGCAAGGACAGCGGGATCGAGCTCCTCGAGGAGGAGATCGACGGCGCCACCTACGCGTTCAAGGACATGAACGGCAACGGCGAGCTGGACACGTGGGAGGACTGGCGCGAGACGTCGCAGGACCGCGCCGCCGACCTGGCCCAGGACCTGTCGATCGAGCAGATCGCCGGCCTCATGCTCTTCTCGTCGCACGAGCGGTCCCCCGCGGACGGCCTGACGGACGCGCAGAAGGAGTACATGTCGGAGTCGCGACTGCGGAACGTGCTCAACGCGGGCCCGAACGACGTCACGGCGAACGTCACCTGGTCGAACCAGCTGCAGGCGTACGCCGAGGAGCTGGCGACGGACGACGAGCCGTACGTCCCCGTGAACTTCTCCTCCGACCCGCGGTCCACCGCGGAGAGCGGCGGCAACTACAACGCGTCCGGCGACATCTCGCGCTGGCCCTCCAACCTGGGCCTGGCCGCGACGTTCGACACCGAGACGATGACGGCGTTCGCCGAGACCGTGTCGGCCGAGTACCGCGCGCTGGGCATCGGCACCGCGCTCAGCCCGCAGATCGACCTGGCGACCGAGCCGCGGTGGCTGCGCGTCGACGGCACGTTCGGCGAGAACGTCGAGCTGGCCAGCGCGATGGCGAAGGCGTACGTCGAGGGCTTCCAGACGACGCCGGGCGCCGACGGCTGGGGCGACGAGTCCGTCAACGCGATGATCAAGCACTGGGCGGGCGACGGCCCGGGCGAGGGCGGCCGCGAGTCGCACACCGAGGCCGGCAAGTACGGCGTCTACCCGGGTGACAACTTCGACGCGCACGCCGACGTCTTCCTCGGCTCGATGGACTCCGCCGCGGTCATGACCGCGTACTCCATCGCGCTCGACGCGAACGGCGACCCGCTGGGTGGCGGCGACCGCATGGGCTCCGCGTACGACTCGTACCGCACGGGCCTGCTGCGCGAGAACTTCTCCGGCGTCGTCGTGACCGACTGGGGCGTCACCGCGGGCGGCAACACCGACCCCGAGGCGTTCATCGGCACCTCCTGGGGCGCCGACGACCTCACGGTCGAGGAGCGCCACTACGCGATCCTCCAGAACGGCGTCGACATGTTCGGCGGCAACAACGCGGTCGAGCCCGTGCTCGCGGCGTACGACATGTGGCAGGCGGACTTCGAGGCCGGCGTCAACGAGATCGACGCCGACACCCGCTTCCAGGAGACGGGCGCCCGCGTCCTGAACATGCTGTTCCAGCCGGGCCTGTACGAGAACGCCTACCTGGACCTCGACGAGTCCAAGGAGATCGTCGCGAGCCAGGACAAGCTGGACGCCGGCTACCAGGCGCAGCTCGACTCGATCGTCATGCTGAAGAACGACGGCGAGACCGTCGCCGCGGCGGACGCCGAGTCCTGGAAGGACAAGACCGTCTACATCCCGCGGAACTTCGACACCGGCCAGGCCGGCCTGTTCGGCCCGGGCGAGTACACCGAGGGCCCCGGCCTGACCGTCGAGATCGCGGAGCAGTACTTCGGCACCGTCGTCACGGACGAGGCGGTCGAGGACGCGGACGGCAAGGTCACGAGCTACACCGCCCCCGACCTGTCCGACGTGGACCTGGTCCTCGTGGGCATGGACAGCCCGAGCAGCGGCGCGGTCTTCGCGAACTCCGGCCACGACGAGGCGACGGGCGAGTGGTACCCGCTGTCCCTGCAGTACCGCCCCTACACGGCTGACGGCGCGAACGTCCGCCAGGTCTCCATCTCGGGCGACATCCTCCCGGACGGCACGCAGGAGAACCGCTCCTACTTCGGCAACACCTCGCGCACCTCGAACGAGGCCGACCTCGACGCCTTCGAGCGCGCCGTGGCCGCCGTCGAGGCGTCCGGCAAGGACATCCCGGTCATCACGGTCCTGAAGGCGAAGAACCCGACGGTCCCGGCCGAGTTCGAGGCGAAGTCCGACGCGATCCTCGTGGGCTTCGGCGTCAGCGACCAGGCGCTCATCGAGACCGCGATCGGCCTCAACGAGCCGCAGGGCCGCCTGCCGATCGGCTTCCCGGCGTCCATGGACGCGGTCGAGAAGCAGCTCGAGGACGTCCAGGAGGACACCGAGCCGTACGTCGACGCGGCGGGCAACTCCTACGCGTTCGGCTTCGGCCTGAACTACGCGGGTCCCATCACGGACTGA
- a CDS encoding LytR/AlgR family response regulator transcription factor produces the protein MIRIGIVEDDPASAALLVDYLRRYEETQGEQFAVTTFADGAQVVAGYRPDFDILLLDVEMPGLDGFSAAERIRQVDTDVVLIFITNMTQYAIKGYEVDALSYVLKPVPYFAFSQEIKRSIARLRRRSADYLLLAVDGGLVRVATDDIVFLESQKHRTTVHTVDGKHSVVGPLKAFEAQLEGKSFFRSNSGYLVNLRHVLGVHGTSSLMVGGHDLLISRSRKKAFLAALTDYLGARAT, from the coding sequence GTGATCAGGATCGGCATCGTCGAGGACGACCCGGCGAGCGCGGCGCTGCTGGTCGACTACCTGCGCCGCTACGAGGAGACGCAGGGCGAGCAGTTCGCCGTGACGACCTTCGCCGACGGCGCCCAGGTGGTGGCCGGCTACCGCCCCGACTTCGACATCCTGCTGCTGGACGTCGAGATGCCGGGGCTGGACGGGTTCAGCGCGGCCGAGCGCATCCGCCAGGTGGACACCGACGTCGTGCTCATCTTCATCACGAACATGACGCAGTACGCGATCAAGGGCTACGAGGTCGACGCCCTGAGCTACGTGCTGAAGCCGGTGCCGTACTTCGCGTTCTCGCAGGAGATCAAGCGCTCGATCGCCCGGCTGCGCCGCCGGTCCGCGGACTACCTGCTGCTGGCCGTCGACGGCGGGCTGGTGCGGGTCGCGACCGACGACATCGTCTTCCTGGAGAGCCAGAAGCACCGCACGACCGTGCACACCGTCGACGGCAAGCACTCGGTGGTCGGCCCGCTGAAGGCGTTCGAGGCGCAGCTCGAGGGCAAGAGCTTCTTCCGCAGCAACAGCGGCTACCTCGTGAACCTCCGGCACGTGCTCGGCGTGCACGGGACGAGCTCGCTCATGGTCGGCGGTCACGACCTGCTGATCAGCCGCTCGCGCAAGAAGGCGTTCCTCGCGGCGCTCACCGACTACCTCGGGGCGCGGGCGACGTGA
- a CDS encoding type II toxin-antitoxin system VapC family toxin: MIVADANVLIAAANPADVHHRRARSILLEHGGAGVVLHSLTMAEVLVGPARAGRQEDAHAAYVAAGVRSSPATDPAPTAVARVRATTALTMPDACVLATAEHAGAALATFDTRLAREATARGTAVIGPAG; this comes from the coding sequence GTGATCGTCGCCGACGCGAACGTCCTGATCGCCGCGGCCAACCCCGCGGACGTGCACCACCGCCGCGCCCGGTCGATCCTGCTCGAGCACGGCGGCGCCGGTGTCGTGCTGCACTCGCTGACCATGGCGGAGGTCCTGGTCGGTCCCGCGCGCGCCGGCCGGCAGGAGGACGCGCACGCCGCGTACGTCGCGGCCGGGGTGCGGAGCTCGCCGGCCACGGACCCGGCGCCGACCGCGGTCGCCCGCGTCCGGGCGACGACGGCCCTGACGATGCCCGACGCCTGCGTGCTGGCGACCGCCGAGCACGCCGGCGCGGCGCTCGCCACCTTCGACACCCGCCTCGCCCGCGAGGCGACCGCGCGCGGCACCGCGGTCATCGGCCCGGCCGGCTGA
- a CDS encoding alpha/beta fold hydrolase, translating to MDVILIPGFWLDASSWAPVSAALTAAGHTPHPVTPLGAGGAADEVAGITLADQAAAVVELLDGLDGPVVVVGHSGGGAVAHAVADARPDRVEQVVYVDSGPLADGGVVNDELPDVGGVVPLPDWGAFEEEELEGLTEQIRADFRARALTVPPLVAGGAQVLHDERRYDVPVTLITSTMPEAVLRELMAKGHPYVQELARVRDVTIVELPTGHWPQLTRPDDLAAAVVRAVEGEAEAEEAMAVPT from the coding sequence ATGGACGTCATCCTCATCCCCGGGTTCTGGCTGGACGCGTCCTCCTGGGCGCCGGTCTCCGCGGCCCTCACGGCCGCCGGGCACACCCCGCACCCCGTCACGCCCCTGGGCGCCGGCGGTGCGGCGGACGAGGTCGCGGGCATCACGCTGGCCGACCAGGCCGCGGCGGTGGTCGAGCTGCTGGACGGGCTGGACGGCCCGGTGGTCGTCGTCGGGCACAGCGGGGGCGGGGCGGTCGCGCACGCCGTCGCGGACGCCCGGCCCGACCGGGTCGAGCAGGTGGTCTACGTCGACAGCGGCCCGCTCGCCGACGGCGGGGTGGTCAACGACGAGCTGCCGGACGTCGGCGGGGTCGTGCCGCTGCCGGACTGGGGCGCGTTCGAGGAGGAGGAGCTCGAGGGTCTGACCGAGCAGATCCGGGCGGACTTCCGGGCACGCGCGCTCACGGTCCCGCCGCTGGTGGCGGGTGGCGCGCAGGTGCTGCACGACGAGCGCCGGTACGACGTCCCGGTCACGCTCATCACCTCGACGATGCCGGAGGCGGTGCTCCGGGAGCTCATGGCCAAGGGGCACCCGTACGTCCAGGAGCTCGCGCGGGTCCGGGACGTGACGATCGTCGAGCTGCCCACCGGGCACTGGCCGCAGCTCACGCGGCCCGACGACCTCGCGGCGGCGGTCGTGCGGGCGGTCGAGGGCGAGGCCGAGGCGGAGGAGGCGATGGCCGTCCCGACGTGA
- the glf gene encoding UDP-galactopyranose mutase — MDLLVVGAGLFGLTVAERAAESGLRVTVVDRRDHLGGNAWSSVDADTGIEVHRYGSHIFHTSNERVWAYVRRFTAFTGYQHRVYSTHAGQVFPLPINLGTLNQFFRTAMGPAQARALVAAQAAEVDGDAAANLEDKAVSLIGRPLYEAFIRDYTAKQWQTDPRELPASVIARLPVRYTYDNRYFSDTYEGLPAGGYGTWFEAMASHPRIDVRLGTDFFDASQPLSKAAARGQVPIVYTGPVDRYFDHHAGPLGWRTLDLDTETLPVRDFQGTSVMNYADLDVPWTRIHEFRHFHPEREDRHAQDRTVVMRETSRFAGPGDEPYYPVATPRDRERLRAYRELAADEPGVRFGGRLGSYLYLDMHMAIASALALWDSGAVTAAR, encoded by the coding sequence ATGGACCTGCTCGTCGTCGGAGCCGGCCTGTTCGGCCTCACGGTCGCCGAGCGCGCCGCCGAGTCCGGGCTGCGCGTGACGGTGGTCGACCGCCGCGACCACCTCGGCGGCAACGCGTGGAGCAGCGTGGACGCGGACACCGGCATCGAGGTGCACCGCTACGGGTCGCACATCTTCCACACGTCGAACGAGCGGGTCTGGGCGTACGTCCGCCGGTTCACCGCCTTCACCGGCTACCAGCACCGCGTGTACTCGACCCACGCCGGCCAGGTCTTCCCGCTGCCGATCAACCTCGGCACCCTCAACCAGTTCTTCCGCACCGCGATGGGCCCCGCCCAGGCCCGGGCGCTCGTCGCGGCGCAGGCGGCCGAGGTGGACGGGGACGCCGCCGCGAACCTCGAGGACAAGGCCGTCTCCCTGATCGGCCGGCCGCTGTACGAGGCCTTCATCCGCGACTACACCGCGAAGCAGTGGCAGACCGACCCGCGGGAGCTGCCCGCCTCCGTGATCGCCCGGCTGCCCGTCCGGTACACGTACGACAACCGGTACTTCTCCGACACGTACGAGGGGCTGCCCGCCGGCGGCTACGGCACGTGGTTCGAGGCGATGGCGTCTCACCCGCGCATCGACGTGCGGCTCGGCACCGACTTCTTCGACGCGAGCCAGCCGCTGTCCAAGGCCGCCGCCCGGGGCCAGGTGCCCATCGTCTACACCGGGCCCGTCGACCGGTACTTCGACCACCACGCCGGGCCGCTGGGCTGGCGCACCCTCGACCTCGACACCGAGACGCTGCCGGTCCGGGACTTCCAGGGCACCAGCGTCATGAACTACGCCGACCTCGACGTGCCCTGGACCCGGATCCACGAGTTCCGGCACTTCCACCCCGAGCGCGAGGACCGGCACGCGCAGGACCGGACCGTCGTCATGCGGGAGACGTCCCGGTTCGCCGGGCCCGGGGACGAGCCGTACTACCCGGTCGCGACGCCGCGGGACCGGGAGCGGCTGCGGGCGTACCGCGAGCTCGCCGCCGACGAGCCGGGGGTCCGGTTCGGCGGGCGGCTCGGGTCGTACCTGTACCTCGACATGCACATGGCGATCGCGTCGGCGCTGGCGCTGTGGGACTCGGGGGCGGTGACCGCGGCGCGGTGA
- a CDS encoding ATP-binding protein, with translation MIAAALPVVETLPDIPRALTGLAEWLACLVYVLLRRQRLPRRRLVPVAVVALGVQIGVQELADQLPIQLWTLGMAAAVAAMYAFIITAAKVSARDAGYFAARALVLAELVAALHWQVHCFFFLPEGRPGIEWQGPFFVLVYAAAFVGAYLIESRHFRPAQALDVTFGELASAVAIALVTFFMSNISFLNANTPFSGRLGLEIFYIRTLVDLCGFVALYAQQGQRLQHRARSEVRAIDEMLRRQHAQYLQSKRSIEIVNRKYHDLKHQIGVIRAEGDPRRRASYLDDLEASVSGYAAQADTGNGVLDVILTTKSQECAERGIDLTYVVDGAAVDFMSAMDVSAVFGNALDNAMDGVLAVPDPERRLIKVALYARDRFVLLTFENYFTGELRTEDGDIVTRRSDRTRHGYGLKSIRYTAEKYGGSMTVNVEDDWFVLRILLPIPQDRAAGPRVPAERAR, from the coding sequence GTGATCGCGGCCGCGCTGCCCGTCGTCGAGACGCTGCCGGACATCCCGCGGGCGCTGACCGGCCTGGCGGAGTGGCTGGCGTGCCTGGTGTACGTGCTGCTGCGCCGGCAGCGGCTGCCGCGCCGCCGGCTGGTCCCGGTGGCGGTCGTCGCGCTGGGCGTGCAGATCGGCGTCCAGGAGCTCGCGGACCAGCTGCCGATCCAGCTGTGGACCCTCGGCATGGCCGCCGCGGTGGCGGCGATGTACGCCTTCATCATCACGGCCGCGAAGGTCTCCGCCCGGGACGCCGGCTACTTCGCGGCGCGGGCGCTGGTGCTGGCCGAGCTGGTCGCGGCGCTGCACTGGCAGGTGCACTGCTTCTTCTTCCTGCCGGAGGGCCGGCCCGGCATCGAGTGGCAGGGCCCGTTCTTCGTCCTGGTGTACGCGGCCGCGTTCGTCGGGGCGTACCTCATCGAGTCCCGGCACTTCCGCCCGGCGCAGGCGCTGGACGTCACGTTCGGGGAGCTCGCGTCGGCGGTGGCGATCGCGCTGGTGACGTTCTTCATGAGCAACATCAGCTTCCTCAACGCGAACACGCCGTTCAGCGGGCGGCTCGGGCTCGAGATCTTCTACATCCGCACCCTCGTGGACCTGTGCGGCTTCGTCGCCCTGTACGCGCAGCAGGGCCAGCGGCTGCAGCACCGCGCGCGCTCGGAGGTCCGGGCGATCGACGAGATGCTGCGCCGCCAGCACGCCCAGTACCTCCAGTCCAAGCGCAGCATCGAGATCGTCAACCGCAAGTACCACGACCTCAAGCACCAGATCGGGGTCATCCGCGCCGAGGGGGACCCGCGCCGCCGCGCGTCCTACCTGGACGACCTGGAGGCGAGCGTCTCCGGCTACGCCGCGCAGGCGGACACCGGCAACGGCGTGCTGGACGTCATCCTCACGACGAAGAGCCAGGAGTGCGCCGAGCGTGGCATCGACCTGACCTACGTGGTGGACGGCGCGGCGGTGGACTTCATGTCCGCGATGGACGTGTCCGCGGTGTTCGGCAACGCGCTCGACAACGCGATGGACGGCGTGCTGGCGGTGCCGGACCCGGAGCGGCGGCTGATCAAGGTCGCGCTGTACGCCCGGGACCGGTTCGTGCTGCTGACGTTCGAGAACTACTTCACCGGCGAGCTGCGCACCGAGGACGGCGACATCGTGACCCGCCGCTCGGACCGCACCCGCCACGGGTACGGGCTGAAGTCGATCCGCTACACCGCGGAGAAGTACGGCGGCTCGATGACGGTGAACGTCGAGGACGACTGGTTCGTCCTGCGCATCCTGCTGCCCATCCCGCAGGACAGGGCGGCCGGCCCGCGGGTCCCGGCCGAGCGCGCCCGCTGA